Within the Cetobacterium sp. 8H genome, the region CATCTTCTAAAAGTATCTGCCCTACTAAAAATGCTCCAATTAGTTCTCCTTGATAAATAATAGGAATTATCATATCTACTAAGCCAGCGTGGCATCTATAAATGTAAGGTTTTAGGGATAAAAATACTTTGCTTAAAGCTTTTACATCACATTTCTCACAAAAACAACTAAGCTCTTTATTCTTTCTAAAAATTTTACAAAACTCCGAATAGTTGCTCTTTTCTGTTAAGTAATTTCCTTCATCATCTATAATTACTATAGCCATTTTAGTCATATTAACTATCTCTTCTTGAATTTTTATTAACTCTTTCCTATATTTATGAAGCATATTTTACACCTTTCGTTTTTTTATTTTTTTAAAGGTAATCCTTTTAATATTCTAGCAGCATTTTGTCCGAAAACTCGTAACTTTTCTTTTGAACTTTTTATATTTTCTTTTAAAATAAAATCATTTGAATATTTTTTTTGATTGAGTATCATCTCCCCATCAAAATCAATCCCTATTCCTATCTCAAATCTCCCATTTGTATACAGTTCTTTATTAATTTTTTCCAGTTGTAAAAATTGTAAAATATATGGGACTTCTTCCTCTTCTATTCCAAAAAATATCTCTTCAATATCATTAATTTTTATAGTATTTGAACATACGATATCTATTCCAGTTTTTGTCATACTCTATCACCTAAAACTAGTCCTGTTGCAACTGCATTTCTAGGACCCTCTGTTCCTCTTATATTTCCACACCCTGCAACAACACCATATTTAGAAAGAGCTTCTGTTATCATTTCGGGTACTTCAAAATCAAGAGCCGATCCACCAACTATGATCACAAATTCAAAATCTCTTATATTTTTTGTAAGAGATATTTTTTTCAACGCTCTTTTTGAATTTACTACAAATACTTTTCGTTTGCTCTCTCTTCTAATATTTCTAATTTTTTCTAAAGTAGCATCAACTTCAATTGGAATTAATTCTCCATTTTTAATTAAAACAATTTTGGCATATATATTTGGAGATAAAGGCTCGTTAAAAAATTCAACACTTCCATCTTCATATCTAATATGAAAAAATGATTCGACTTTTGCCAATGGATATTTTTTTATATCTTCAGCTAAATTAAAGTCTTTAATCCCAAGTTCTTTTTGGATTAATAAAGTTACCATATTTCCTGCTCCTGCTAAATGAGTATGGGCTTTTCTTCCAGATTTATCTATACTACATGCATCTGTGGATCCAGCACCGATATCAATTATAGCTAAAGGTTTTCCTGTTCCAGGAGTGGTCAAGGCTCCTTTTATTGCCATATCAGCTTCTACTCCACCAACTTCGACATCGATACCCAAATCTTTTTTGATTACTTTCGCTAAGTGATCCATTTGATTTTTCTCAGTACCGACCATTACAGCTAAACCTACTGCATTTTCTAACATAAACTCTCCAGCTAATCCACCTTTAATTTTTTGGGGAACAAAAGTATCTACAGCAAGTAAATCTTTTATTTTTATGTCATCTACACTTTCACCTGTAAATTTACTCATAGTATTTTTTACATTTTTAAGCATTCCGCCTACGTTAGTTCCATTTTCACCAAAAATATCTTGTACATTTAAAAAAGATATTTTTTCCATTATTTTTTCTGCACCTTCTTGGATACCAACTTCTTCAGTAGATTTATTTCCCTTTATATATAAATTTCCAGCAGGAATAATCTTTTCTTTTACATCTCCTTGAGGAGTTTTTATAACAACTCCCGATCTATTACCTATTAAAGCTTTAGATAGTGGAACAACTTTTTTTGTTTCTTCTGGATTTAATTCAAAAATTGTTGCAATTCCATATGGATTTGATATCTTTTCAATAACTTTACCTTTTAGAGCCACTTCTATACAACATTTAACTCCTTTAGGTATTTTTTGGAGCAACTGAACTTCATCAACTATTGGAATTTTTATTATTAATCTATTGTTTACAAGAACTCCATCATCTCTTTGTAAAATAGCTCCTTTTATTCTAACATTTCTCTCCATTTCAAGATTTAAAATTTTTGCTATATCTAAGAAATTTTTATCTTTATTTGCTATAACTATGTAGTCCTCATTCAATAAGTCTCCACTTAAATTTTTAAGATCATCCAATTCGATTGTTATTCCAACTCCAATACCGCAACCACCAGGAGTATCTGGGTTATGTCCAATCATAGTTGATTCTGTTATTATAGTTTCGGTTATTGTTTCCATAGATACATCTCCTATTACAGGAGTGGCTTCATTTATACGAATCAAATCTAAATCCTCTAATTTTAAATGAACTTTTGTCAATAAAGAGGAAATGGCTCTTTTTACTCCTTCTAGATTATCCTCAGTTCCTTTTAGTCCAGTAGTTTTATAAAGGGAACTTCCTAAAAATTCTATTCCGAAGTTACCTATTTTAGCTAAAGCTACCTCTGTAGTCGCATTACCTATATCTATACCTGCAATAATTTTCATAATTAAATTACTCCTAATCTCTTCTTAACTTACCTCTTTTTTCATAAATTTCTGCAGCTTCTCTAACGAAGTTTGCATTTACTATAGCTCCATATTTATTTTCAAGTTCGTCTGCTATTTCTAAAAGTTCCTCTTTTTTAGATCTATTTGGTCTTAAAGCATTATATATTTCTAATATTCTTTCATCTGAAATTTTAACTAATTCACTAGCTCTTTGAAAGTTTCTTTTAATAGTTGGTTGCTCTGCAGCTTCAGCAACCTCTCCTTGAAGATTTAGAGTTTCCGAAGAGATTCTAATATCTTGTGCTTTAATATCTTCATTTAAAACATTATCTAAAGTTATATCATCTAACGTTTTCCCAGTTGGAGTTTTTAACCATTCTTTTCTTTTCTCTCCTAAAGGATAATCTAGTTCAATGTTAATTTTTTTATTCATTTTTCATCTCCTTATTCAAAAGTGTATTCTAACTCTTCAGGTTTTCCGTTATCTTTTACATGTTTTGTTTCTTTTATATGCAGTAATGCAGCTTTTGCTTGATATTTTGGTCTTACCATTTGATCACTTATTACAGGAACTGGATTTGGAGATTCCCCTTTAGCATATTTAGCAGCGTTTTTACCGATTAATCTGTAAATTTCTGGTGTCAGAAGTGGGGCCTGAGGGAATAGTTCTAAGTTATTTAAAGGCAGTAAATCCTTTTGATGTATAACTGTTGTTCCTTTAGATTGTATACCTATACCTATGCCTGAACCACTTAACTTAGCAGCATCATTAGCTATAAAACAAACATCTGAAGTTCTAGTTACTCTTACTACCCTAGCTATTAATCCCTCTTCTTCTATTCCAGCAATTAGTTCCATTAATACTATATCATGTGGAACGTCAGTTATAGTTTTATTTTGATATTTTTTAAATGCGGGTGCTAATCCGATAACTACTTCCTCTATTTTAACACCTTTTTTTGCAATTCCAACCTCTTTTATTTTTATTTCCATTTCTTCCTCCTATTCAATGCTCTCTGGCTTTATAGCTGTTGGAATATTAGAAATCTCATTCCATCTCTCTTCACTCATTCTATATCCACTTCCTGGACCCATATAATCATTTTTATCATTTATTGCACTTACAATTTTAAAGTCTTTATTCAAAATAGCTGATGTTTGAAGATAGTCTCCCGAAACTCTTTGTTTTAACATATTAAGTACATTTTCTGCAACATCTTTAAATCCACTTTTACTTAAACCTTTCACTAAATCTAAACCAGTTATTCCTCTTTTTAAAAGTTCTTCAGCTCCTTTTAGATCTTGAACAACATCTCTAAGTGGCATATCTTTACTTCCATGTGCATAAGTTGCTGCGTATACCTCTTCATCAGTTATTTCCGGAAGGTCTAACTCTTTAAATAATCCTTGAATTGCTTTAGCAGCTTTATTTCTTATTTTTATTACTTCTTCTTCAGATACTGGTCTTAATCCACCATCAACTTTTAAATCTCTTTGTAAAATGTTATAGTCATCAAAATCCTCGGCATCAAAATTTGATCCAGCAAACATATTATCATAATTTGGAACTGCACTATATCCAGAGAAAATAAAATCTGTTCCAGGTAGCATCTGCATTAAAGTTCTAGCTGTTCTTCTTATATCAGAATGAGAAAAAGTTTGGTCATTAGCCGAAGCACATTCTAAATCTAAAAGCATTGCTATTAAGTTTTCTCCTAGAACTGCTCTAATTCCTCCTGGAAGTGCACCAGGCATTCCAATACAACTTACTGCTCCATTTTGTAGTCCTTGAACTCCAGCTCCTCTAGTTATATAAATACATCTAGTTTCTAAGTATAACATTGATTTTCCTTCAGAATATCCCATTAATGCTTCAGAACCTGTTCCTGAAGTAAATCTCATTTTTAAGCCTCTTGAAGCATAAGCTGATGCCAAAAATGCTTTTGACCAAGGGGTATCATCACCATCAGTAAATACTTGTTCTGTTCCATAAACAGAAACTGTTTCTGCATAACTTGTAAATCCTTTCATTCCAAGTTCTAATTCTGTAGCTTCTTCAACTGAACACTGAGTTAAAACTCCACCTCTTCCAACTTGAGATCCAACAAAAATAGCAATAGCATTAAATGGAGCATATCTTACAATTCCAACAGTTGTTTCTTGTTCATCGAACCCTCTGATAGCAGCTTCAGCTGCATCTGCTGAAATTTGTACTGGGTTATCTCTTAAATTTGTTACATGGCATTGATTAGAAGGAGTTTTTCTAGCTCTCATCTTTTGAACTGACATCATCATCTCTACAACATTTAGATGACTTATTACTTCGACCATTTTTGCAGGTGTTATTCCTGTAGTTATTTTAAGAATATCTTCTTTTTTAACATTTATATCAACTAACTTTTTTGCAATTTCTAATGTTGATAACTTCATCGCTTCTTCAGCATATCTTAAATCGATAGCATAATCAGCTATGAAAAGATCTATCATATCAAAATCTTCTCTTTTTTTTCCATCTAACTCTATGATTTTTCCATTTTCAATTATTAAACTTGCTTTAGGGTCTAGAGGGCTATCCATAGCTATTAAACCTTCCTCTTTCCATTCTCCTATAAATCCATCTTTATTTACTGCTCGCTTACTTAAAGCTTCAAAACGTTTTGATTTCATTACTCCTCCTATAAAATTATAAAGAATTTAGTGCCGCTTTAGCTATTTCCATATCCTCTTCAACTGTTCCACCACTTACACCAACAGCTCCAACAATTTCCCCTTTTATAATAATAGGAAAGCCACCACCAAAAGTTATTATTCTCGAGTTATTTGTTAAATTTAAACCATATAAACTTTCTCCAGGTAAAACAACTTCACTAAGTTGATCGGTTCCTTTTTTTAATGCCCAAGCAGTAAAAGCTTTATTTATAGATATATCAACACTAGTTACAAAAGCTTCATCCATTCTTTCTAAATATAATAAGTTTCCTCCATTATCAACAACAGAAAATACTACAGGAACCTTTATTTCTAAAGCTTTTTTTAGTGCTGCAGTACCCATTTTTTTTGAAGCATTCAAAGTGATTTGATTAAAACTTTTTGTAATCATAACTTTTACCTCCCTA harbors:
- a CDS encoding glycerol dehydratase reactivase beta/small subunit family protein; amino-acid sequence: MTKTGIDIVCSNTIKINDIEEIFFGIEEEEVPYILQFLQLEKINKELYTNGRFEIGIGIDFDGEMILNQKKYSNDFILKENIKSSKEKLRVFGQNAARILKGLPLKK
- a CDS encoding diol dehydratase reactivase subunit alpha, which encodes MKIIAGIDIGNATTEVALAKIGNFGIEFLGSSLYKTTGLKGTEDNLEGVKRAISSLLTKVHLKLEDLDLIRINEATPVIGDVSMETITETIITESTMIGHNPDTPGGCGIGVGITIELDDLKNLSGDLLNEDYIVIANKDKNFLDIAKILNLEMERNVRIKGAILQRDDGVLVNNRLIIKIPIVDEVQLLQKIPKGVKCCIEVALKGKVIEKISNPYGIATIFELNPEETKKVVPLSKALIGNRSGVVIKTPQGDVKEKIIPAGNLYIKGNKSTEEVGIQEGAEKIMEKISFLNVQDIFGENGTNVGGMLKNVKNTMSKFTGESVDDIKIKDLLAVDTFVPQKIKGGLAGEFMLENAVGLAVMVGTEKNQMDHLAKVIKKDLGIDVEVGGVEADMAIKGALTTPGTGKPLAIIDIGAGSTDACSIDKSGRKAHTHLAGAGNMVTLLIQKELGIKDFNLAEDIKKYPLAKVESFFHIRYEDGSVEFFNEPLSPNIYAKIVLIKNGELIPIEVDATLEKIRNIRRESKRKVFVVNSKRALKKISLTKNIRDFEFVIIVGGSALDFEVPEMITEALSKYGVVAGCGNIRGTEGPRNAVATGLVLGDRV
- a CDS encoding diol dehydratase small subunit; the protein is MNKKINIELDYPLGEKRKEWLKTPTGKTLDDITLDNVLNEDIKAQDIRISSETLNLQGEVAEAAEQPTIKRNFQRASELVKISDERILEIYNALRPNRSKKEELLEIADELENKYGAIVNANFVREAAEIYEKRGKLRRD
- a CDS encoding propanediol/glycerol family dehydratase medium subunit, which encodes MEIKIKEVGIAKKGVKIEEVVIGLAPAFKKYQNKTITDVPHDIVLMELIAGIEEEGLIARVVRVTRTSDVCFIANDAAKLSGSGIGIGIQSKGTTVIHQKDLLPLNNLELFPQAPLLTPEIYRLIGKNAAKYAKGESPNPVPVISDQMVRPKYQAKAALLHIKETKHVKDNGKPEELEYTFE
- a CDS encoding propanediol/glycerol family dehydratase large subunit, translating into MKSKRFEALSKRAVNKDGFIGEWKEEGLIAMDSPLDPKASLIIENGKIIELDGKKREDFDMIDLFIADYAIDLRYAEEAMKLSTLEIAKKLVDINVKKEDILKITTGITPAKMVEVISHLNVVEMMMSVQKMRARKTPSNQCHVTNLRDNPVQISADAAEAAIRGFDEQETTVGIVRYAPFNAIAIFVGSQVGRGGVLTQCSVEEATELELGMKGFTSYAETVSVYGTEQVFTDGDDTPWSKAFLASAYASRGLKMRFTSGTGSEALMGYSEGKSMLYLETRCIYITRGAGVQGLQNGAVSCIGMPGALPGGIRAVLGENLIAMLLDLECASANDQTFSHSDIRRTARTLMQMLPGTDFIFSGYSAVPNYDNMFAGSNFDAEDFDDYNILQRDLKVDGGLRPVSEEEVIKIRNKAAKAIQGLFKELDLPEITDEEVYAATYAHGSKDMPLRDVVQDLKGAEELLKRGITGLDLVKGLSKSGFKDVAENVLNMLKQRVSGDYLQTSAILNKDFKIVSAINDKNDYMGPGSGYRMSEERWNEISNIPTAIKPESIE
- a CDS encoding heme-binding protein, with amino-acid sequence MITKSFNQITLNASKKMGTAALKKALEIKVPVVFSVVDNGGNLLYLERMDEAFVTSVDISINKAFTAWALKKGTDQLSEVVLPGESLYGLNLTNNSRIITFGGGFPIIIKGEIVGAVGVSGGTVEEDMEIAKAALNSL